The following are encoded in a window of Bordetella genomosp. 10 genomic DNA:
- the serC gene encoding 3-phosphoserine/phosphohydroxythreonine transaminase, with translation MISRPWNFSAGPSALPEAVLRQAAEEMLDWHGSGMSVMEMSHRGKQFVQICDEAEADLRELLGAPSDYAILFMQGGASGENAIIPMNLINRRGSGKADFVLTGQWSVKSHKEAVRYGDVAIAASSGSETTLDGQAFKPWTWVPAVEDWQVRKDAAYLHFCSNETIGGVEFNDWPTPESLGAPDVPLVVDASSHFLSRPMDVTRAGLVFAGAQKNAGPAGVTIMMVRRDLIGHALPICPSAFDYVNVAAEHSRYNTPPTYAIYIAGLVFKWIKAQGGVAALEKANIEKADLLYGYLDSTSFYRNPVHAPVRSRMNVPFILHDESLNDAFLKGAEAAGLLALKGHKSVGGMRASIYNAVPLQAIQDLVAYLRDFEQRHG, from the coding sequence ATGATAAGTCGTCCCTGGAATTTTTCGGCGGGACCTTCGGCGTTGCCGGAGGCGGTGTTGCGGCAGGCGGCCGAGGAAATGCTCGACTGGCACGGCAGCGGCATGTCTGTCATGGAAATGAGCCATCGCGGCAAGCAGTTCGTGCAGATCTGCGACGAGGCGGAAGCCGACCTGCGCGAACTCCTGGGCGCGCCTTCCGACTACGCCATCCTGTTCATGCAGGGCGGCGCGTCGGGCGAGAACGCCATCATCCCGATGAACCTGATCAACCGCCGCGGCAGCGGCAAGGCGGACTTCGTGCTGACCGGCCAATGGTCGGTGAAGTCGCACAAGGAAGCCGTGCGCTATGGCGACGTGGCCATCGCCGCCAGCAGCGGCAGCGAAACCACGCTGGACGGCCAGGCATTCAAGCCCTGGACCTGGGTGCCGGCGGTGGAGGACTGGCAGGTGCGCAAGGACGCGGCATACCTGCACTTCTGCAGCAACGAGACCATAGGCGGGGTCGAGTTCAACGACTGGCCCACGCCGGAAAGCCTGGGCGCGCCGGACGTGCCGCTGGTGGTCGACGCCTCCTCGCACTTCCTGTCGCGTCCCATGGACGTGACGCGCGCCGGCCTGGTCTTCGCCGGGGCGCAGAAGAACGCCGGGCCGGCCGGCGTCACCATCATGATGGTACGGCGCGACCTGATCGGCCACGCCCTGCCCATCTGCCCCTCGGCCTTCGACTACGTCAACGTCGCCGCCGAGCATTCGCGCTACAACACGCCGCCGACCTACGCGATCTATATCGCCGGCCTGGTCTTCAAGTGGATCAAGGCGCAGGGCGGGGTGGCGGCGCTGGAAAAGGCCAATATCGAGAAGGCCGATCTGCTCTACGGCTACCTGGACAGCACGTCCTTCTATCGCAATCCGGTCCACGCGCCCGTGCGTTCGCGCATGAACGTGCCTTTCATCCTGCACGACGAATCGCTCAACGACGCCTTCCTCAAGGGCGCCGAAGCGGCCGGCCTGCTGGCGCTGAAGGGCCACAAGAGCGTGGGCGGCATGCGCGCCTCCATCTACAACGCCGTGCCCTTGCAGGCGATCCAGGACCTGGTTGCCTACCTGCGCGATTTCGAGCAACGCCATGGATGA
- the pheA gene encoding prephenate dehydratase codes for MDEALAAKLKPLRERIDSLDAQILDLLTQRARAAQEVGDVKHAFHADGPVLRPDREAEVIRRLQALNQGPLPGSAISALWTEIISACRGLEQGLTVAFLGPEGSYSEQAAMEQFGHAVNKLACPSFDEVFRAVEAGQADVGVVPVENSTEGAVNRTLDLLLNTPLKVMGERSLLIRHCLMSQGGSLDGVRTIMAHPQALAQCQGWLNRNCPQLGRAAASSNAEAARVASQDPTVAAIAGESAAAAWGLRIASAGIQDDAQNRTRFLVIGNIATLPTGKDKSSLILAVPNRAGAVYDMLAPLAENKVSMTRFESRPARTGQWEYYFYVDVLGHAGEPHVARAFAALQAQAAFFKLLGSYPAQ; via the coding sequence ATGGATGAAGCCCTCGCCGCCAAGTTGAAGCCGCTGCGCGAACGCATCGATTCCCTCGACGCGCAGATCCTGGACCTGCTGACGCAGCGCGCGCGCGCGGCGCAGGAAGTGGGCGACGTCAAGCACGCCTTCCACGCGGACGGCCCGGTGCTGCGTCCCGACCGCGAGGCCGAAGTCATCCGGCGGCTGCAGGCGCTGAACCAGGGGCCCTTGCCCGGCTCGGCGATCTCCGCCCTGTGGACCGAAATCATTTCGGCCTGCCGGGGCCTGGAGCAGGGCCTGACCGTGGCCTTCCTCGGCCCGGAAGGCTCCTATTCGGAACAGGCGGCGATGGAGCAGTTCGGCCACGCGGTCAACAAGCTGGCGTGTCCGTCGTTCGACGAAGTATTCCGCGCGGTCGAGGCCGGGCAGGCCGACGTCGGCGTGGTGCCGGTGGAGAACTCCACCGAAGGCGCCGTCAACCGCACCCTGGACCTGCTGCTGAACACGCCCCTGAAGGTAATGGGCGAGCGCTCGCTGCTGATCCGCCACTGCCTGATGAGCCAGGGCGGCTCGCTGGACGGCGTGCGCACCATCATGGCCCATCCGCAGGCGCTGGCGCAGTGCCAGGGCTGGCTCAACCGCAATTGCCCGCAACTGGGGCGCGCCGCCGCGTCCAGCAATGCCGAGGCCGCGCGCGTGGCCTCGCAGGACCCCACCGTCGCCGCCATCGCCGGCGAGTCGGCGGCCGCCGCCTGGGGGCTGCGCATCGCCAGCGCCGGCATCCAGGACGACGCGCAGAACCGCACGCGCTTCCTGGTCATCGGCAATATCGCCACCCTGCCCACCGGCAAGGACAAGAGCAGCCTGATCCTGGCGGTGCCCAACCGCGCGGGCGCGGTGTACGACATGCTCGCGCCGCTGGCCGAGAACAAGGTGTCGATGACCCGCTTCGAATCGCGGCCGGCGCGCACCGGCCAGTGGGAATACTATTTCTACGTCGACGTGCTCGGCCACGCCGGCGAGCCCCACGTGGCGCGCGCCTTCGCGGCGTTGCAGGCGCAAGCGGCATTTTTCAAACTGCTCGGCTCCTATCCGGCGCAGTAG
- the hisC gene encoding histidinol-phosphate transaminase, whose protein sequence is MTTDNNTYDAPAHVTAIAPYQAGKPIEELAREFGLDPARIVKLASNENPLGIPESARQAMLKAAGGLGRYPDPNGFDLKSALSRRYSLPLEWITLGNGSNDILELVALALLDEGTSAVYAQHSFAVYRLATQARGARHIVVPARDYGHDLDAMLAAIEADTRVVFIANPNNPTGTFQPAARIEAFLEQVHARHGNHVVVVLDEAYNEYLDPELRFDSTMWVKRFPNLVVSRTFSKAYGLAGLRVGFAAAQPGLTDILNRVRQPFNVNSLAQAAAIAALADTEFQARSYQINKEGKAQLCKAFDALGLKYVPSYGNFVLVHVGDAPRINLELLKRGVIVRPVAGDGLPEFLRVSIGLPEENETFIAALKQILQS, encoded by the coding sequence ATGACGACCGATAACAATACCTACGACGCTCCCGCGCATGTCACCGCCATCGCTCCCTACCAGGCGGGCAAGCCCATCGAGGAACTGGCGCGCGAATTCGGGCTGGACCCGGCGCGCATCGTCAAGCTGGCGTCCAACGAGAACCCGCTGGGCATTCCCGAGTCGGCGCGCCAGGCCATGCTCAAGGCGGCGGGCGGCCTGGGCCGCTATCCGGACCCCAACGGTTTCGACCTGAAGTCGGCGCTGTCCAGGCGCTACAGCCTGCCGCTGGAATGGATCACGCTGGGCAACGGCTCGAACGACATCCTCGAACTGGTGGCCCTGGCCTTGCTGGACGAGGGCACCTCGGCGGTCTACGCGCAGCATTCCTTCGCGGTCTACCGCCTGGCGACGCAGGCGCGCGGCGCCCGCCACATCGTGGTGCCGGCGCGCGACTACGGCCATGACCTGGACGCCATGCTGGCGGCCATCGAGGCCGATACGCGCGTCGTCTTCATCGCCAACCCGAACAATCCCACCGGCACCTTCCAGCCGGCCGCGCGCATCGAGGCCTTCCTGGAGCAGGTGCACGCGCGCCACGGCAACCACGTGGTGGTGGTGCTGGACGAGGCCTACAACGAATACCTGGATCCGGAACTGCGCTTCGACAGCACCATGTGGGTCAAGCGTTTCCCCAACCTGGTGGTGTCGCGCACCTTCTCCAAGGCCTATGGGCTGGCGGGCCTGCGCGTGGGCTTCGCCGCCGCGCAGCCGGGGCTGACCGACATCCTCAACCGCGTGCGTCAGCCTTTCAACGTGAACTCGTTGGCCCAGGCTGCCGCCATCGCGGCCCTGGCCGACACCGAGTTCCAGGCCCGTTCCTACCAGATCAACAAGGAAGGCAAGGCGCAGCTCTGCAAGGCCTTCGACGCGCTCGGCCTGAAGTACGTGCCCAGCTACGGCAATTTCGTGCTGGTGCACGTGGGCGACGCCCCGCGCATCAACCTGGAACTGCTCAAGCGCGGCGTCATCGTGCGGCCGGTGGCCGGCGACGGCCTGCCGGAGTTCCTGCGCGTGAGCATCGGCCTGCCGGAAGAGAACGAAACGTTCATCGCGGCGCTCAAGCAGATCCTGCAATCATGA
- a CDS encoding prephenate dehydrogenase, translated as MSEARPPIPVLAVVGVGLIGGSYAAALRRAGHVGRVLGVGRNAKSLTRAYELGLIDDSATAAEAAAQADLVMLAAPVGAMAQVLAEMRPHLKPGAVVTDAGSTKAEVVQAARAALGERIACFVPGHPIAGAERVGPDAADAELYAGRNVILTPLAENDPRDVARVRASWEACGARVHEMDVASHDRVLGSVSHMPHFLASVYVAQVARSEDAAERLALAGSGFRDFTRIAAGSTEMWRDIFLSNRDAMMAELAALRAVLDSAEQALDRRDGAALEALLEEAALCRRGWKLGGTK; from the coding sequence ATGAGCGAGGCGCGTCCGCCCATCCCGGTGCTGGCGGTGGTGGGCGTCGGGCTGATCGGCGGTTCCTACGCGGCGGCGCTGCGCCGCGCCGGCCACGTCGGCCGCGTGCTGGGCGTGGGCCGCAACGCGAAATCGCTGACGCGCGCCTATGAACTGGGCCTGATCGACGACAGCGCCACGGCCGCCGAGGCGGCGGCGCAGGCCGACCTCGTCATGCTGGCCGCGCCGGTCGGCGCCATGGCCCAGGTGCTGGCGGAAATGCGCCCGCACCTGAAGCCGGGCGCGGTCGTCACCGATGCCGGCAGCACCAAGGCCGAGGTCGTGCAGGCCGCGCGCGCCGCGCTGGGCGAGCGCATCGCCTGCTTCGTGCCGGGCCATCCCATCGCCGGCGCCGAGCGTGTCGGCCCGGACGCCGCGGATGCGGAGCTCTATGCCGGCCGCAACGTCATCCTGACGCCCCTGGCGGAAAACGATCCACGCGACGTCGCCCGGGTGCGCGCGTCCTGGGAGGCCTGCGGCGCCCGCGTGCACGAAATGGACGTGGCGTCGCACGACCGCGTGCTGGGCTCCGTCAGCCACATGCCGCATTTCCTGGCGTCGGTCTATGTCGCGCAGGTCGCGCGCAGCGAGGACGCCGCCGAGCGCCTGGCCCTGGCCGGCTCGGGATTTCGGGATTTCACGCGCATCGCCGCCGGTTCGACGGAGATGTGGCGCGACATATTTCTTTCCAACCGCGATGCGATGATGGCCGAGCTTGCCGCCCTGCGCGCGGTGCTGGACAGCGCCGAGCAGGCCCTGGACCGGCGCGACGGCGCCGCCCTGGAGGCGTTGCTGGAAGAAGCCGCGCTTTGCCGGCGCGGTTGGAAATTGGGGGGTACGAAATGA
- the aroA gene encoding 3-phosphoshikimate 1-carboxyvinyltransferase, protein MNSLSYLDLPHAAQARGTVAMPGSKSISNRVLLLAALARGTTEITGLLDSDDTRVMLAALRALGVDVAEQGGGRVTVQGAGRFPAISADLFLGNAGTAMRPLTAALALMGGDYRMSGVPRMHERPIGDLVEALRELGATIEYTGQPGYPPLRIGAASLRAGQAARMPGNVSSQFLTALLLASPVLTATTGQPLVIDIVGDLISKPYIEITLNLMARYGVRVAREGWSRFTVPADARYVSPGRIAVEGDASSASYFLALGAVGGGPVRVTGVGRDSIQGDIAFADTLESMGVRIESGPDWIEASGVQVARGGKLRAFDADFNLIPDAAMTAAALALFADGPCRLRNIGSWRVKETDRIHAMQTELEKLGATVESGPDWLRVTPPAPGAWRDAHIGTWDDHRMAMSMSLAAFGPAAVRILDPGCVSKTFPTYFDVYAALVGGADQPGGMP, encoded by the coding sequence ATGAACAGTCTGTCTTATCTGGACCTGCCGCATGCCGCGCAGGCGCGCGGCACGGTGGCCATGCCGGGCTCCAAGAGTATTTCGAACCGCGTGCTGCTGCTGGCCGCGCTGGCGCGGGGAACGACGGAGATCACCGGGTTGCTGGACTCCGACGACACGCGGGTGATGCTGGCGGCGCTGCGCGCGCTGGGCGTGGACGTGGCGGAGCAGGGCGGCGGCCGCGTGACGGTGCAGGGCGCCGGCCGCTTCCCGGCGATTTCGGCCGACCTGTTCCTGGGCAACGCGGGCACCGCCATGCGGCCCCTGACCGCCGCGCTGGCGCTGATGGGCGGCGACTACCGGATGTCCGGCGTTCCGCGCATGCACGAGCGTCCCATCGGCGACCTGGTCGAGGCCTTGCGCGAACTGGGCGCCACGATCGAATACACCGGCCAGCCGGGCTACCCGCCGCTGCGCATCGGCGCGGCCAGCCTGCGCGCCGGCCAGGCCGCGCGCATGCCCGGCAACGTCTCCAGCCAGTTCCTGACGGCCTTGCTGCTGGCCTCGCCCGTCCTGACGGCGACCACCGGCCAGCCCCTGGTCATCGACATCGTCGGCGACCTGATTTCCAAGCCCTATATCGAGATCACGCTCAACCTGATGGCGCGCTACGGCGTGCGGGTGGCGCGCGAGGGCTGGAGCCGCTTCACCGTCCCGGCCGACGCCCGTTACGTCAGCCCCGGCCGCATCGCCGTCGAGGGCGACGCCTCGTCGGCCTCGTATTTCCTGGCCCTGGGCGCGGTGGGCGGCGGTCCGGTGCGGGTCACCGGCGTCGGCCGCGACAGCATCCAGGGCGACATCGCCTTCGCCGACACGCTGGAATCCATGGGCGTGCGCATCGAGAGCGGGCCGGACTGGATCGAGGCCAGCGGCGTGCAGGTGGCCCGCGGCGGCAAGCTGCGGGCCTTCGACGCCGATTTCAACCTGATCCCCGACGCCGCCATGACCGCGGCCGCGCTGGCCCTGTTCGCCGACGGCCCTTGCCGCCTGCGCAACATCGGTAGCTGGCGCGTCAAGGAGACCGACCGCATCCACGCCATGCAGACCGAGCTGGAGAAGCTCGGCGCCACGGTCGAATCGGGGCCGGACTGGCTGCGGGTGACGCCGCCGGCGCCCGGCGCCTGGCGTGACGCGCACATCGGGACGTGGGATGATCACCGGATGGCCATGAGCATGTCCCTGGCCGCATTCGGGCCGGCCGCCGTGCGCATCCTGGATCCGGGTTGCGTCAGCAAGACCTTCCCGACGTATTTCGACGTCTATGCCGCCCTGGTGGGCGGCGCGGATCAGCCGGGGGGCATGCCATGA
- the cmk gene encoding (d)CMP kinase encodes MNDELAPVITIDGPTASGKGTVAHGVARRLGFAVLDSGALYRLTALASLRRGIPPTDEQAVAEVAEALDVRFDGGHIYLEGHEAGHDIRQEQVGNFASQVAAFGSVRQALLARQRAFRRAPGLVADGRDMGTVVFPDAALKVFLVADVNARAERRRKQLMEKGISAKLQDLLRDMRERDARDTQRSVAPLAPAADTHTLDSSRMTAQETVQAIMDLWRAKAPS; translated from the coding sequence ATGAACGACGAACTCGCACCCGTCATCACCATCGACGGCCCCACGGCCTCGGGCAAGGGCACCGTCGCCCATGGCGTCGCGCGCCGGCTGGGGTTCGCCGTGCTGGACAGCGGCGCGCTCTACCGCCTGACCGCGCTGGCCAGCCTGCGGCGCGGCATCCCGCCCACGGATGAGCAGGCCGTGGCGGAGGTGGCCGAGGCGCTGGACGTGCGCTTCGACGGCGGCCACATCTACCTGGAAGGCCACGAGGCCGGCCACGATATCCGCCAGGAGCAGGTCGGCAACTTCGCTTCCCAGGTGGCGGCCTTCGGTTCCGTGCGCCAGGCGCTGCTGGCGCGCCAGCGCGCTTTTCGCCGCGCGCCGGGCCTGGTGGCCGACGGCCGGGATATGGGGACGGTGGTCTTCCCCGACGCCGCCCTGAAAGTGTTCCTGGTGGCGGACGTCAACGCGCGCGCGGAGAGACGGCGTAAGCAGTTGATGGAAAAGGGGATTTCTGCTAAATTGCAAGACCTGCTGCGCGATATGCGCGAGCGTGACGCGCGCGATACGCAGCGATCCGTGGCGCCCCTGGCCCCGGCGGCCGATACCCACACGCTGGATTCTTCCAGGATGACCGCGCAGGAAACGGTGCAGGCCATCATGGATCTCTGGCGGGCCAAGGCCCCCTCCTGA
- the rpsA gene encoding 30S ribosomal protein S1, whose product MDLTLMSSLPNTTGGESFADLFAQSLQNQDMKSGEVISAEVVRIDHNFVVVNAGLKSEALIPLEEFLNDQGELEVQPGDFVSVAIDSLENGYGDTILSRDRAKRLSAWLQLEQALENGELVTGTITGKVKGGLTVMTNGIRAFLPGSLVDLRPVKDTTPYEGKTLEFKVIKLDRKRNNVVLSRRQVLEASMGEERQKLLETLHEGAVVKGVVKNITDYGAFVDLGGIDGLLHITDMAWRRVRHPSEVLQVGQEVEAKVLKFDQEKSRVSLGVKQLGEDPWVGLARRYPQGTRLFGKVTNLTDYGAFVEVEAGIEGLVHVSEMDWTNKNVDPRKVVTLGEEVEVMVLEIDEDRRRISLGMKQCRQNPWEEFATNFKRGDKVSGAIKSITDFGVFVGLPGGIDGLVHLSDLSWTETGEEAVRNFKKGDEIEAVVLGIDTDKERISLGIKQLEGDPFNNFVATYDKGAVVPGTVKSVEAKGAVVTLSVDVEGYLRASEISSGRVEDATTVLKAGDNIEAMIINIDRKTRSIQLSIKARDNAETADTLQRMSDASASSGTTNLGALLKAKLDQQRNDG is encoded by the coding sequence ATGGACCTAACCTTAATGTCTTCTCTTCCCAACACCACCGGCGGCGAAAGCTTTGCCGACCTGTTCGCTCAAAGCCTCCAGAACCAGGACATGAAGTCCGGCGAGGTCATCAGCGCCGAAGTCGTTCGCATCGACCACAATTTCGTCGTCGTCAACGCCGGCCTGAAGTCCGAAGCGCTGATCCCCCTGGAAGAGTTCCTGAACGACCAGGGCGAACTCGAAGTCCAACCGGGCGACTTCGTCTCGGTGGCGATCGACTCGCTCGAAAACGGCTACGGCGACACCATCCTGTCGCGTGACCGCGCCAAGCGCCTGTCGGCCTGGCTGCAACTGGAACAAGCCCTGGAAAACGGCGAACTGGTCACCGGCACCATCACCGGCAAGGTGAAGGGCGGCCTGACGGTCATGACCAACGGCATCCGCGCCTTCCTGCCCGGCTCGCTGGTCGACCTGCGTCCCGTCAAGGACACCACGCCGTACGAAGGCAAGACCCTCGAATTCAAGGTCATCAAGCTCGACCGCAAGCGCAACAACGTCGTGCTGTCGCGCCGCCAGGTGCTGGAAGCCAGCATGGGCGAAGAGCGCCAGAAGCTGCTCGAAACCCTGCACGAAGGCGCGGTGGTCAAGGGCGTGGTCAAGAACATCACCGACTACGGCGCGTTCGTCGACCTCGGCGGCATCGATGGCCTGCTGCACATCACCGACATGGCCTGGCGCCGTGTCCGCCACCCCTCCGAAGTCCTGCAAGTGGGTCAGGAAGTCGAAGCCAAGGTGCTCAAGTTCGACCAGGAAAAGAGCCGCGTCTCGCTGGGCGTCAAGCAACTGGGCGAAGATCCGTGGGTCGGCCTGGCCCGCCGCTATCCGCAAGGCACCCGCCTGTTCGGCAAGGTCACCAACCTGACCGACTACGGCGCGTTCGTCGAAGTGGAAGCCGGCATCGAAGGCCTGGTGCACGTGTCGGAAATGGACTGGACCAACAAGAACGTCGATCCGCGCAAGGTTGTCACCCTGGGCGAAGAAGTCGAAGTCATGGTCCTGGAAATCGACGAAGACCGTCGCCGTATCTCCCTGGGCATGAAGCAGTGCCGCCAGAATCCGTGGGAAGAGTTCGCCACGAACTTCAAGCGCGGCGACAAGGTTTCGGGCGCGATCAAGTCGATCACCGACTTCGGCGTGTTCGTCGGCCTGCCCGGCGGCATCGACGGCCTGGTGCACCTGTCCGACCTGTCGTGGACGGAAACCGGCGAAGAAGCCGTGCGCAACTTCAAGAAGGGCGACGAGATCGAAGCCGTGGTCCTGGGCATCGATACCGACAAGGAACGCATCTCGCTGGGCATCAAGCAGCTCGAAGGCGACCCCTTCAACAACTTCGTCGCGACCTACGACAAGGGCGCCGTGGTTCCGGGCACCGTCAAGTCGGTCGAAGCCAAGGGCGCCGTGGTGACCCTGTCGGTGGACGTCGAAGGCTACCTGCGCGCCTCGGAAATCTCGTCGGGCCGCGTGGAAGACGCGACGACCGTGCTGAAGGCCGGCGACAACATCGAAGCCATGATCATCAACATCGACCGCAAGACGCGTTCGATCCAGTTGTCGATCAAGGCGCGCGACAACGCCGAGACCGCCGATACCCTGCAGCGCATGTCGGATGCCAGCGCTTCGTCGGGCACCACCAACCTGGGTGCCCTGCTGAAGGCCAAGCTGGACCAGCAGCGCAACGACGGTTAA
- a CDS encoding integration host factor subunit beta produces MTKSELITALAARYPQLAARDIVYAVKTMLDAMAQALASGQRIEIRGFGSFSLSQRSPRVGRNPKSGEQVLVPGKQVPHFKAGKELRERVDLVADPSDSDGKSSSEGASDPVRSDLDLHAMH; encoded by the coding sequence GTGACCAAGTCGGAGCTGATCACCGCCTTGGCGGCCCGCTATCCGCAACTGGCCGCGCGTGACATCGTCTACGCAGTCAAGACCATGCTGGATGCAATGGCCCAGGCCCTGGCCTCGGGTCAGCGCATCGAGATCCGTGGTTTCGGCAGCTTCTCGTTGTCGCAGCGGTCGCCGCGCGTGGGCCGCAATCCCAAGTCCGGCGAGCAGGTGCTGGTGCCTGGCAAACAGGTGCCTCACTTCAAGGCCGGCAAGGAATTGCGCGAGCGTGTCGATCTGGTCGCCGACCCCTCGGATTCGGACGGCAAGTCTTCTTCGGAAGGCGCCTCCGATCCGGTCCGGTCGGACCTGGACCTGCACGCCATGCATTGA
- a CDS encoding LapA family protein, whose amino-acid sequence MRYLVWALRLIVFIVVLMFALKNTNPVAVNFYNDYVVHDVPLIVVMLITFVVGAIFGLLLTVPASMRRRREAQRLRRELDRVQAAVNGQQAPADVAPETIAPMSPL is encoded by the coding sequence ATGCGCTACCTGGTCTGGGCACTGAGATTGATCGTGTTTATCGTGGTGCTGATGTTCGCGCTGAAGAACACCAATCCGGTCGCCGTCAATTTCTATAACGACTACGTCGTGCACGACGTGCCGCTGATCGTGGTCATGCTGATCACCTTCGTCGTCGGCGCCATCTTCGGCCTGCTGCTGACGGTGCCCGCGTCGATGCGCCGCCGCCGCGAGGCGCAGCGCCTGCGCCGCGAGCTGGACCGCGTCCAGGCGGCCGTCAATGGCCAGCAGGCCCCGGCCGACGTGGCGCCGGAAACCATCGCGCCGATGTCGCCGCTCTGA
- the lapB gene encoding lipopolysaccharide assembly protein LapB: MDFEPWWLIFVPVLFALGWLAARFDIRQMLSETRVLPDSYFRGLNFLLNEEPDRAIDAFVEVAKLDPETTELHFALGSLFRRRGEMERAIRVHQSLLNRADLPTAEREHAQHELSQDFLKAGMLDRAEAGFKALADSRYALDALRSLIRIYESEHDWPRAIEAVKTLRGLVDEPVPQLVHYHCEQAQTALSQKPPNVDAAQVALDAADHAASVSAKGQPASKASLVRIAMLRAALARLEGDTKLERMHLESVLTDEPEFAGLVAEALLESYRQAGESAQVLDLLQKQYAKHPSLDLFNIIFRELRAQQGSGPAWAFARGALRLHPSLLGLDRLLEAELSAPDGEEDTSPVPGADLTLLRSLIHKHTQRLDRYACRNCGFQARRYYWQCPGCNAWETYSPRRLEELE; this comes from the coding sequence GTGGATTTTGAACCTTGGTGGCTGATTTTCGTCCCCGTCCTGTTTGCCCTGGGCTGGCTGGCGGCGCGGTTCGATATCCGGCAGATGTTGTCGGAGACGCGCGTCCTGCCCGACTCCTATTTCCGCGGCCTGAACTTCCTGCTCAATGAAGAGCCGGACCGCGCCATCGACGCCTTCGTCGAGGTCGCCAAGCTCGACCCGGAAACCACCGAGCTGCATTTCGCCCTGGGCAGCCTGTTCCGGCGCCGCGGGGAAATGGAGCGCGCCATCCGCGTGCACCAGAGCCTGCTGAACCGCGCCGACCTGCCGACGGCGGAGCGCGAGCACGCCCAGCACGAGTTGTCGCAGGACTTCCTCAAGGCCGGCATGCTGGACCGCGCGGAAGCCGGCTTCAAGGCCCTGGCCGACAGCCGCTACGCCCTGGACGCCTTGCGCTCGCTCATCCGCATCTACGAATCCGAACACGACTGGCCGCGCGCCATCGAGGCGGTGAAGACCCTGCGCGGCCTGGTCGACGAGCCGGTGCCGCAACTGGTGCACTACCACTGCGAGCAGGCGCAGACCGCGCTGTCGCAGAAACCGCCCAATGTCGATGCCGCGCAGGTGGCGCTGGACGCCGCCGACCACGCGGCCAGCGTCTCCGCCAAGGGCCAGCCCGCCAGCAAGGCGTCGCTGGTGCGCATCGCCATGCTGCGGGCGGCGCTGGCGCGCCTGGAAGGCGATACCAAGCTGGAGCGCATGCACCTGGAGTCCGTGCTCACCGACGAGCCGGAATTCGCCGGCCTGGTGGCCGAGGCGCTGCTCGAGAGCTATCGCCAGGCGGGCGAATCGGCCCAGGTGCTGGACCTGCTGCAAAAGCAGTACGCCAAGCATCCGTCCCTGGACCTGTTCAACATCATCTTCCGCGAGCTGCGGGCGCAGCAAGGCTCGGGGCCCGCCTGGGCCTTCGCGCGCGGCGCCTTGCGCCTGCATCCCTCGCTGCTGGGCCTGGATCGCCTGCTGGAAGCCGAGCTGTCCGCGCCGGACGGGGAGGAGGACACCAGCCCGGTGCCGGGCGCGGACCTTACCCTGCTGCGCAGCCTGATCCATAAACACACCCAGCGCCTGGACCGCTACGCCTGCCGGAATTGCGGATTCCAGGCGCGCCGCTACTATTGGCAATGTCCCGGCTGCAACGCCTGGGAAACCTATTCGCCGCGCCGGCTGGAAGAACTGGAATGA